GATTGGGGGGCGATGCACCATGTTCCCGCACGCATGGGATCCTAACTCCATCCCACCGGTTTGCAGAGTTTAAGGAAAGGGATTTGCGAaagtggaagaggaggaggaggtagaaGAAGAGGCAGAGGAACAGAGGAACAGAGGATGGGAGGCAACAAAGAAAGAGCCAGAGAGCGCAGGGAGCAAAGATTGCAGGAGATCTCTCTTCTCAGGACCATCCCCTATTCCGATCACCAGAGGTATAATCACCCCCCCCCCCATtcccatccatccatccatcttcctctttctcttccaCAGATCCCTTTCGTTCCCTTCGATTCCTTATATCGACAGATGCTCAGAATAAAGGATTCATATAAAGGTCGTTGTAATTTGGCCCTTTGGTCCTGAGAAATGCTGCAGGTGGTGGTCCAAAGAGACGGTCGCCGTGGTGACCGGGAGCAACCGGGGCATTGGGTTCGAGATTGCCCGACAGCTCGCGGCGCATGGGCTGACGGTCGTGCTGACGTCGAGGGACGAATGTGTTGGCCAAGAAGCGACGAGGGTCTTGCGAGAAGGCGGCCTGGATGTCGCCTTCCATCAGCTCGACATCTTGGACCCTTCCTCCATTCAACTCTTCGTCGATTGGATACGGCAAACCTACGAGGGCATCCACGTCCTGGTACCATctctcccttctcctcctcctcctcctcctccttttgtcCCATCCTTTTACCCTGACTGTGAACCTACTTTCTTATTTCCTTTTACCCGGAAAAAAGTTTGGGACATCTTTAATTGGGTAGCTCTTGAATGTGAATCGGGACTAGTAGAGGTTGCTGCTCTCTGCTCTCGCATGAAGAACGTTTGAGTAGGATAACCATAGCCTAGGCGGTCATCACTTTACCTGCGGAAGTGAAGTCGATTTTTCTCTGCCTTCAGGTGAATAACGCAGGTGTCAACTTCAATGTTGGGTCGGACAACTCCGTTGAGTCTGCTCATATGGTTGTGGCTACCAATTACTATGGAACCAAAAACATGATAAAAGCCATGATCCCCTTGATGAGACCTTCTGCTGTGGGCGCCCGTATCGTTAATGTGAGCTCCCGACTGGGCAAACTAAATGGAAGAAGAAACGTAAGTTGACTTCTCCTGCTGCTgacaaaatggaaagaaaaaaggatgtTTCTTTGATGGGCAGGATGACCTTTATGTTGTGATTTCATTTTCAAGTATCTGATAATCTTCTGATCCATATAAAATCTGGTCCTTTTTGAGTCTGTATTTGTCCATCCACCTTTAGTTGTCCTAGTCCTCATCATGTAGCAGTTCCGCCTCGATGAGATTTGGGAGGTACTTAGAATCATTATGATGCAGGCAATATATGCATCCAAAATCTGAAAGGAAGTTCAATCTCTCATCCTCAGTGTTAGAAATCCTCAGTCTGCATGGAAACGCCCGTGAAGTTAAAGAACTGTGAatgaaatatacaaaaaaatagaagaaagacaTGACATTTTACTCGGAGCATGAAAATCAAAGCTCGATTCTAATAGTATGTTAGAAACTCTAATCCAAAATCTTATAACTGTTAGATAAGGGAAGATCACATGAACATATGCCCTTATAAATCCTAAGCAAGCAATGTGCCTTGAACATATGCTCAACACTTGAAATTGCCTTGAATATGTAAATTTCTATCTATTTAGTGAGCGGTtaatttttgacttttgacaGAGGATCGATGACTTGAATCTGAGACGAAAGCTGGGTGACTTGGACACACTTACAGAGGAACTCATCGATGGAACGGTTGCCACTTTCCTACAACAAGTAGATGATGGAACTTGGACATCAGGTGGGTGGCCACAAACTTTTACGGACTACTCAGTATCCAAACTCGCAGTTAATGCCTACACAAGACTGATGGCAAAGACACTGTCTGACCGACCTGAAGAGGAGAAGATATATGTTAATTGTTATTGCCCGGGCTGGGTGAAGACTGCTATGACCGGTTGGGCTGGCAACATTTCAGTGGAGGAAGGGGCGGACACGGGAGTGTGGCTAGCCCTTCTCCCAGATCAGGCAGTGACTGGGAAATTCTTTGCGGAGAGACGTGAGGTTAGCTTTTAAAGCTGCGAAGCCTCGTGTTGTAAGGTTTTTGAATAAGTACAACAAAACCGGGACCCCAGATATATGCTTAGCTAGCTGTAAGAAGAGAGGATAGAGCACTGGCATCCATTTTCCTTTGGTGAATGAGGGCATACAGAAAGCTGGATATCAGTGAAGGAAGGGAAGAGGTAGGGCTTGGTGAACATTACCTTGGGTGACACTTTGAGGCCATCTCCTCAACGATCGGCCGGGCTCAAGCAACGTATGAATCAGAGGGGGAGTAGCTCATCCCTTAACCTGCTAACTGTCGTGGAAGTCGTCTTTTGACATATGATTTAGGTAGTAGCTTTGGATGATTTTCCTGATGTTGATGTGATAAGATTTCCTGGCGCCAAAACCAAGGGCAGTTCGACCTAATGTTTGAACATGAGGCAAACACGGCTCTCTCGCTGGTGAATCTTGTGACAAGAAACCTGTCATCGGGCGGTTTGAGTCTATTTGGATAGCATTAGCGGCTCCAGTGAACTCTATTGTGGACATATCACATAAGGGGTGTTGCGATTTTAATCAAAGTTAAGATTTTTATATCGATTATACAATTATGTGATCGCCAAATTTATGAGAGATTGTTTACTATCTGCATCCTTAAGTCGCCGCTGGCAAAAACAAGATTAGAGCTCAAGACCTTAGCTAAATAGTGATAAACCATCAGGTCCTAGGAGAGGACATTGGATTATAGACATAAATCATTGTTCGTGTACACTCAAAAAAAATCGTGTAAAGCCATATCCTGCGACGTGCCTATAACTAATCACTTAATCAGGTCTTGTGGAATTATGAAAACAGCCTACAAATACGAA
The sequence above is drawn from the Eucalyptus grandis isolate ANBG69807.140 chromosome 11, ASM1654582v1, whole genome shotgun sequence genome and encodes:
- the LOC104427637 gene encoding carbonyl reductase [NADPH] 1; the protein is MGGNKERARERREQRLQEISLLRTIPYSDHQRWWSKETVAVVTGSNRGIGFEIARQLAAHGLTVVLTSRDECVGQEATRVLREGGLDVAFHQLDILDPSSIQLFVDWIRQTYEGIHVLVNNAGVNFNVGSDNSVESAHMVVATNYYGTKNMIKAMIPLMRPSAVGARIVNVSSRLGKLNGRRNRIDDLNLRRKLGDLDTLTEELIDGTVATFLQQVDDGTWTSGGWPQTFTDYSVSKLAVNAYTRLMAKTLSDRPEEEKIYVNCYCPGWVKTAMTGWAGNISVEEGADTGVWLALLPDQAVTGKFFAERREVSF